One Huiozyma naganishii CBS 8797 chromosome 5, complete genome DNA segment encodes these proteins:
- the ABF1 gene encoding DNA-binding protein ABF1 (similar to Saccharomyces cerevisiae ABF1 (YKL112W); ancestral locus Anc_2.460), which translates to MTNYYEYKHPVINNYLAVGSGDGDGDVGDVGDGDGTRKFQDLQEWYNVINDYEFKSRCPIILKNSHKNKHFTFACHLKGCPFKVLLSYAGNETTGSPEENEPASGGSGGFAPRPHPTVDSILAATAADVLSHSELHSLAGKQAARGTDQEQETDVNGGDANVSAAIAAAVAAVQDDEGAVASTSHVQLKRETDKGLEGKHEEHGDGGARLEDHGISFSQEDPVRGPFIVTKIEPYHNHSLEENMALDKFVLTKVPRILQHDLNFDEVLEELYRRGNNSMNKFKVSQFVEESGLLEIIKRRYHLSDDDISKKFTSLISRRVTTYKARFVLKKKKMGEYKPTTPTLGSGGGGSSTVTPSGAAGAGAAGQNSPSNLHKLSFGKSSGAVIRSLYNTQPPLSSISVAAAASALTQHLQGSDQQGTDHPRRRQSNNAHGTVLEDENGTPEGSPEEHHGHDQDSHLGEDAKDVQAAAQAAMSESTALKRGGPALPEDDLERYIKRSKHNTQSNKNQPVDEGINLDEIPDDKLPHDVAEQLRLLSSHFKEVESHGLGQVDGEDDDEDEGNDADRDSDIDILGRDEHSNSSSNGDNESITDAQQAAPGSDGTPEEDPREDGKNTSIPDENIQPELRGQ; encoded by the coding sequence ATGACAAACTACTACGAGTACAAGCATCCCGTGATAAACAACTACCTCGCCGTCGGGAGTGGTGATGGTGACGGCGACGTGGGTGATGTgggtgacggtgacgggACGCGCAAGTTTCAGGACTTGCAAGAGTGGTACAACGTGATTAACGACTACGAGTTCAAGTCCAGGTGCCCCATTATATTGAAGAACTCACACAAGAACAAGCACTTCACTTTCGCGTGCCATCTCAAGGGGTGTCCCTTCAAAGTGCTGCTCAGTTACGCTGGGAACGAGACTACTGGGTCCCCCGAGGAGAACGAGCCCGCTAGTGGTGGTTCTGGTGGTTTCGCTCCACGGCCACATCCGACTGTGGATTCGATACTAGCGGCCACGGCAGCGGATGTGCTGTCGCATTCAGAACTGCACTCTCTAGCGGGGAAACAGGCCGCGCGTGGTACAGACCAAGAACAGGAGACGGACGTTAACGGTGGTGATGCGAACGTTAGTGCGGCAATTGCAGCTGCTGTCGCTGCAGTGCAAGATGATGAAGGTGCAGTCGCCAGTACTTCACACGTacagttgaagagggagaCCGATAAGGGACTCGAGGGGAAGCACGAGGAACACGGCGACGGCGGGGCACGGTTGGAGGACCACGGGATCAGTTTCTCGCAGGAGGACCCGGTCAGGGGACCCTTCATCGTCACAAAGATCGAGCCGTACCATAACCACTCTCTAGAGGAGAACATGGCCCTAGATAAGTTCGTGCTCACGAAAGTGCCCCGTATCTTGCAACACGACCTCAACTTCGACGAGGTCCTAGAGGAACTGTACCGCAGGGGGAACAACTCGATGAACAAGTTTAAAGTGTCGCAGTTCGTCGAGGAATCGGGACTTCTAGAGATCATCAAGAGAAGGTACCACCTCTCAGATGACGACAtatccaagaaattcacCTCGCTCATCTCGAGAAGAGTCACCACTTACAAGGCAAGGTTCGTcctcaagaagaagaaaatgggGGAGTATAAACCAACAACACCCACATTGggcagtggtggtggtggtagcaGTACAGTCACTCCATCCGGTGCTGCGGGGGCGGGGGCGGCGGGCCAAAACTCCCCCTCCAACCTCCACAAACTGTCCTTCGGTAAGTCCTCTGGTGCAGTTATCCGATCTCTGTACAATACACAACCACCACTCTCGTCCATCTCTGTCGCGGCTGCCGCTTCAGCGCTGACACAACACCTACAGGGATCAGATCAGCAAGGCACGGATCACCCACGCAGGCGTCAAAGTAACAATGCCCACGGAACAGTGCTCGAGGACGAGAACGGCACCCCAGAAGGGTCGCCCGAGGAACATCATGGCCACGACCAGGACTCACACCTTGGTGAGGACGCCAAGGACGTACAGGCGGCAGCGCAGGCAGCGATGAGCGAGTCGACCGCCTTGAAACGTGGTGGGCCGGCACTCCCAGAGGACGACCTCGAACGGTACATCAAGCGGTCCAAACACAACACCCAGTCGAACAAGAATCAGCCAGTCGACGAGGGGATCAACCTCGACGAGATACCGGACGACAAGCTCCCTCACGACGTTGCGGAACAGTTGCGGCTGCTGTCGTCGCACTTCAAAGAGGTCGAGTCCCATGGACTTGGCCAAGTCGACGgcgaggacgacgacgaggacgagggGAACGACGCAGACCGCGACTCGGACATAGATATTTTGGGAAGGGACGAgcacagcaacagcagcagcaacggGGACAACGAGAGTATCACCGACGCACAGCAGGCTGCCCCTGGGAGCGACGGGACTCCGGAAGAGGACCCGCGCGAGGACGGCAAGAATACAAGCATACCAGATGAAAACATCCAGCCGGAACTGAGAGGTCAATGA
- the RAD27 gene encoding multifunctional nuclease RAD27 (similar to Saccharomyces cerevisiae RAD27 (YKL113C); ancestral locus Anc_2.459), with translation MGIKGLNGIIMESAPLAVRRSEMKAFFGRKVAIDASMSLYQFLIAVRQQDGGQLTDAEGGTTSHLMGMFYRTLRMVDNGIKPCYVFDGAPPALKQHELGKRTQRRAETEQRLKEATDLAEKAKQERRLVKVSKEHNEEAKKLLGLMGVPYVDAPGEAEAQCAELAKGGKVYAAASEDMDTLCYKTPYLLRHLTFSEAKKEPVQEIDTLAVLDAMELTIEQFVDLGIMLGCDYCESIRGVGPVTALKLIREHKSLEGIVQYIDSGSNEKWKVPENWPYKEVRKLFLDPDVTPASEITLKWEPPQEEELVKYLCGEKLFSEERVRSGVKRLRAGLKSGVQGRLDGFFKVVPKTKEQQAAAAARAKAARKTTKKNGKVTKARR, from the coding sequence ATGGGTATCAAGGGTCTCAATGGGATCATCATGGAGTCCGCGCCGCTGGCCGTGCGCAGGAGCGAGATGAAGGCGTTTTTCGGGCGGAAAGTGGCCATTGACGCGTCGATGTCGCTGTACCAGTTCCTGATCGCCGTGAGGCAGCAAGACGGCGGTCAATTGACTGACGCTGAAGGCGGTACGACGTCGCATTTGATGGGTATGTTCTATAGGACTCTGAGGATGGTCGATAACGGGATTAAACCGTGCTACGTGTTTGATGGTGCGCCGCCCGCGTTGAAGCAGCACGAGTTGGGGAAGCGGACGCAGAGGCGTGCTGAGACGGAGCAGCGGCTCAAGGAGGCGACTGACCTTGCGGAGAAGGCGAAACAGGAGAGGCGGCTCGTGAAGGTCTCGAAGGAACACAACGAGGAGGCGAAGAAACTTTTAGGGCTTATGGGGGTCCCCTACGTGGACGCTCCGGGGGAGGCAGAGGCACAGTGTGCTGAGTTGGCCAAAGGTGGGAAAGTGTACGCCGCTGCAAGTGAGGATATGGACACTCTGTGTTACAAGACGCCGTACCTTTTGCGGCACCTGACCTTCTCAGAGGCGAAGAAGGAACCCGTCCAAGAAATAGACACCCTTGCGGTGCTCGACGCCATGGAACTCACGATAGAACAGTTTGTCGACTTGGGGATCATGCTTGGGTGCGACTACTGTGAGAGTATCAGGGGGGTCGGCCCAGTGACCGCCTTAAAACTGATCCGCGAACACAAATCCCTCGAGGGGATAGTACAGTATATAGACTCTGGCAGCAACGAGAAGTGGAAAGTGCCCGAGAACTGGCCTTACAAGGAGGTCCGCAAGTTGTTCTTGGACCCGGACGTGACCCCAGCAAGCGAGATCACACTTAAATGGGAGCCGCCCCAGGAGGAAGAGCTTGTCAAGTACCTTTGTGgcgagaaactgttcagcGAGGAGCGTGTTCGTAGCGGTGTCAAGAGGCTCCGCGCCGGTCTCAAATCTGGAGTCCAGGGAAGACTCGACgggttcttcaaagtcgTCCCCAAGACGAAGGAACAGCAGGCTGCCGCCGCGGCGAGAGCAAAGGCCGCCAGGAAAACGACAAAGAAGAACGGCAAAGTCACCAAAGCAAGACGCTGA
- the KNAG0E02530 gene encoding glucose-6-phosphate 1-epimerase (similar to Saccharomyces cerevisiae YMR099C; ancestral locus Anc_2.456) has translation MPVQETATEVLLTHPANKDTSVSILKYGATVLSWKLNGEEQLWLSTAAKVDGSKPVRGGIPLVFPVFGKNEHDELLSKLPQHGLARNSTWEFLGQVKDSPPTVQFGLNEKLANPELHALWKERFNLILTVELGDDFLKTAIEVENPSTARELQFNWLFHTYLRIPDIDGTMVSNLVGTKMYDSLLKETMVDKHPVVTFHEEFDSVYQNVAPDRVVQVVNQGKPLHTVKRVNLPDTVVWNPWVEKAAGMADFEPKTGYKQMVCIEPGHVHELVHLAPGEKWAAAQILSKDALNYQAI, from the coding sequence ATGCCTGTTCAAGAAACCGCCACCGAGGTGCTGCTTACACATCCTGCTAACAAGGACACGTCCGTGTCCATTTTGAAGTACGGGGCCACCGTGCTCTCCTGGAAGTTGAACGGCGAGGAACAACTGTGGTTGTCCACTGCTGCGAAAGTGGACGGGTCCAAACCTGTCAGGGGTGGGATTCCTCTTGTGTTTCCCGTGTTTGGCAAGAACGAGCACGACGAATTGCTCAGCAAGCTCCCACAGCATGGGTTGGCCAGAAACTCCACTTGGGAGTTTTTGGGCCAAGTCAAGGATTCTCCACCAACGGTGCAATTCGGACTCAACGAGAAATTGGCTAACCCAGAGTTGCACGCCCTGTGGAAGGAACGGTTCAACTTGATCCTGACCGTCGAACTGGGTGACGATTTCCTAAAGACCGCCATCGAGGTCGAGAACCCTTCCACCGCAAGGGAACTCCAATTCAACTGGCTGTTCCACACCTACTTGCGTATCCCAGACATTGACGGTACCATGGTTTCGAACCTTGTCGGCACCAAGATGTACGACagtcttttgaaggagacGATGGTTGACAAGCACCCGGTCGTCACCTTCCACGAGGAGTTCGACTCCGTGTACCAGAACGTCGCACCAGACCGTGTCGTGCAAGTGGTCAACCAGGGGAAACCATTGCACACAGTCAAGAGGGTCAACCTCCCAGACACGGTTGTTTGGAACCCATGGGTCGAGAAGGCCGCCGGGATGGCTGACTTCGAACCAAAGACTGGGTACAAACAGATGGTCTGTATTGAACCAGGTCATGTCCACGAACTAGTGCACTTGGCGCCAGGTGAAAAATGGGCTGCCGCTCAGATCTTATCCAAGGACGCACTCAACTACCAAGCCATTTGA